In Falco peregrinus isolate bFalPer1 chromosome 9, bFalPer1.pri, whole genome shotgun sequence, the genomic stretch CCTCATTGCGGTGGACCTGCCCTGGGGGATCAAGGACAAGAGCCAGGTCCTGAAGGGAAAGGACCCTCATCCCTGGAGCCATCAGCGTGAGCCACTATCAATTCCAGCCCAGGAACGACTAAGCCTGTATGTTTCCCAGCAAAATCCTTCCCCTAGGAATCAGCCATCAAGACTGATGGGAACGACGATGCCTGGTCCGTGTGGTGtgcagcacccagggcaggggctggctgacCCACCGTTATGCCTTCCCTCTAGTCACCAAACACACTTCAGGGGTTCTCATCTAAGGAAGCGTTTCTGTAGCCCTAACAGGAAGTCACTTTGCCCCCTaaaagtgcttttttcccccatccttccacatttcttttgttcttgaCTTTAAAAGTGGAAAGTATTTGCTCTGAGATTTTTCTGGTGTTGAATTCCACAACTTCTTCATTCTGTGTATAATACCATGTTCAAAAATCAATCTTTCTCCAGAAAGAGGGCTGCCCTGAGAGCACAGGTTAGTTCCTGCCTTCTGTGCCCAGGGAGGTTTATGTTATGTCCGAGTGTTTTGTTTGGcaacaaaaagaattaaatcaATAAACAGCTCTCGAGCAACttgtaattttcatttcctctaATGCTCTggcaaaaaaagcacaaaactttGCAGCCCCAGAAGCAAGGGAGACCAGGTTGCGGTGAGGTATGACAGTGAGCCCAGACTTCAGGCCCCAAAGCCCAAATTGCTCCAGAGGAAGAATTTAGCACTTGAAATGCTACTGCCCTTCAGTTTTCCATTAATTAGAGAAGTTTCTCTGCCCGTTACCAAAACTGATGTGGGACGAGCGGCAGCACAGGACACCTTTGACGCAGGTCACCCCACCCTGAACGGCTGCGTTCTGAACGAGCATCCCAGCTAACCCCTTTCCCATGGATAGAGGAGAGCCCACCCCAGCATCACGAGgacccccatccctgcccaagGAGAGGGGCACTTACCACCCTGCTCCCCCACCGCcttgctcctctccctgctgtggggctggagcaaGGACCGTTGCCACCTGCCAGCAGGACTTCTCTCTCCATCACAGGCTGTCCAACGTGGGAGCCGCACGCCTGTGGCTACTAGGTTTTTGGAGCTCCAGCCACCACCCCCTACAACCCCCACCAGCTCCCGTGGGCCTCCTACGGTGTCACCTGCCCTGGCATGGAGCATGTGCcgagcccagcagctcctgggcagcCTCCCCGGAGCCAACCCCAGGTCTCAGCTCTTGGAGGGCAGATGGGTGGGAAGGCGCGAGCTTCAGCAGCTTGCCAAACTGCCCCCCGAAAGCACCGCAGGGGCACAGGGCTCTGCCTCCTACCAGCACCACGGTGCCAGGAAGCTTGCAAAGGGCTCCTAGCATGAGGCATTCGAGTAAGAGCTGGACAAACCAGCCAACCCCAGCTCTGAATCTCCCATATATACCAACAGGATTTGCAGCAGCTGTTCCTAATatctgcagcagcctgggctaATCACCCTGAGCCCTCTGCTTGCTGTTCCCCGGGCAGTGAAACTCCCTGTGTGCTGTGGAGAAAGAGGCTTTGCCCGGCAGGAGCAGCCTCTTCCCTGCATGCAGATGCCCGGTGTGTTGGGGAAAGAAATGCAACCGAAGAGCCCCTGGGAgcagtcccaaggcagggggctgcagcagctttctTGCCCAGGGATGCATCCTCAAGCGCTCTGCTCTGATAACCTTCTACATATGGATGTTTTCCACATGTAGCACAGCCAGGATGCGTTTGCAGCGAACCAGCCCCTCTGCTAGAGCTGCTCCTTATCTGAGCTTACATTTATCAAAACATGCTGCTGCCTCGCACGGGGTTGGGGGAGCGAAGCACAGAGTAGATGCTCTTGTCTAatctctgattttctttgtgtttcacaGCTACCTGCAGGCACAGACTGGTTCCCGAAGCCAGTGGGGAACACGATGCCAAGGCTTCACGCAGGGTTTTCAGGCTGTGACCTCCTGCCAGGTCCAGACTTTTCATTTTGGGGGTCAGCCAAGACCTTGTCCTCTCCAAACCCCCATGCCCAAACTGAACGCATCACACCTTCCTTTTTGCTCAGGGAGAATTAGGTATGTCATCCCTTTTCTCTCACTATCACCCATCAGATCCAACGAGGTTTTCATTCGTTTCATTCTCCTGCTGTAATTTAGCATCTCTCCTCAATTCTTTTACAATTCAGAGCTGGGGTGGAACTGGTGCAGAGGGAGGGAAGCTGGCTCCGGCCTGTATGGTGCCTCTGGGCAGGCTGGTCCCCAGCTCATCGGTGCAGGGtctgcctttgttttcctgcagcacaAGGTGACCGTGTCAGCAGCCACATCTCAGGCACGTGGTGCTGTGACGGAGGCCGGCACGCCTGGTCCAGCAGCGGGCGCCTCTGACGCAGCCCAGTGCGGGCGACCTTGGCATTGTTCAACCAACAGCATCCTGATCCTGAACTGGTTTTTCCCCTTAGCTGGTCCCAGTTTCACCCCTGAGCTGGTCCCAGTTCTGCAGGCAGCCTTGGGACACGTGGAGGTGCATGGAGTCCCAGCATAAGGAAAACACGAACCTGTTGGAGCGGGCCTGTAGGAGGCCACACAGAtggtcagaggctggagcacctctgctgtggggacaggctgagggagctggggctggtcacctggagcagagaaggctccagggagaccttccAGCACCTGCCAGTACATAAAGGGgggctacaggaaagctggggagggtTTTTTGACAAGGACATGtggtgacaggacaaagggGGATGGTTTTAAGCTGACAGAGGgtggatttagattagatattggcaataaattctttcctgtgagggtggtgaggcgctggcccaggctgcccagagcagctgtgggtgccccatccctggcagtgctcagggccaggctggacggggctgggagcagcctgggctggcgGAAGGtgattggaactagatgatccttaaggtcccttccaacccaaaccattctgtgattctatgatctgtAACAGATGAAGCTGGTGAGGAACAACTGTGTTTTCCCATTGGATGTAGGTATAAGATTAAGCAAATTTACCCCAGTGTCGTTACCCAGCCCCTGGCACTGGTGTTTGGTGGAGCCCCTGGTGCAAACCTGTGTCTACCGCAGGGTTACGCCAGCCCAGTCGCATCCCGAAGCCGGGGCTCAGCTGCTACCCAtgggtgggcacctgaaggCAGCCTGGGGTGCTCAGGGCAGCAGTGAGGGGCTGAGGAGGACCAGAGGACCCTGAAGAACTGGTGCTCCTGTGCCAACTCCACCCTGACAAACCCCTGCAGACAGAAACTCTGCTCTATGCAGTGGGGCAAGGGACTGGGGGCTTGTAttgcagccccagccagccagagccgactggaaaataaatgcttttatcTAATGGTACATGATTTACGCTGTGGTTCCTCAGCCGCAGAGGTGTTGTTGGTGCGTGCAATGCATGAGTGGTTAGATGGGGGGGAAATGCCCAGAaatggctgcagccagccctgcgtCCCCCTCAGCAGCCCCCCTGGCCCCCAGCGCCTCCCAGTCACAGCGTTTGACCCTAGCAAAGATGGAGAGCCCTCAGCTTgaccttcccccccccgcccccagccccccccagccgtCTTGGTTAAGGGCATTGTGATAACAGCCCCCGGAGCCGTTTGCCTTTCTTATCGGGGCGCTGGCCAAACAACCCTGGCTGGGGATATAAGGAGCCAGGCTGGGACCGGTGGCATACTCAGTGTGTCTCTCCACTTCAGCTGCTAGCTGCTAGTGGCCACCATGaagctgctcctgctcttcGCCTTGGTGGCCCTGTCCCAGTGCCATGTCCATAGGTGAGCACCAGGGGCTTGGGATGCCCACGCAGCCACCGCGGTCCCGTGGACTCCTGGCACCCATACCGGGGAAGGTGTGAGGGGCAGcgtgcagcagggatggggggacAGCCGGCAGCACCCCCAGCTATTGCTGTGGCCCAGGCTCCCCACAGCGAGGATGGACCCCCGCTCCCACAGGAGGGGATGAGGGCGAGCACACAGCAGGGGTACCTGCAGCCCCCCGAGGCACatccctgcctggctcctggtGACGGATCGGCTCCCCTTTCCCCCAGGGTCTCTCTGAAGAAGATGAAGTCCCTGCGGCAGTCCCTGAAGGAACATGGCTTGCTGGACCGCTACCTGAAGCAGCACCCCTACAACCTGGCCACCAAGTACTTCCCCAGCGACACCTCCGCCGAGCCCCTGCAGAACTACATGGACGTGAGCATGGCAGGATGGAGGGGCTGGCACCAGCAGGGCCCCTTCCCCATTTCCCCTAACCCCTTACCCGTCCTGCTAGCCCCTTACCTGTCCCTCTAACCATTCACCAATTCCCCTAGCCCATTACCCAATCTCACTAGCCCCTTACCGATCCTTCCAACACCTTACCCAGTCCCTTAACCCCTCATTCATCCCACTAGCCCCTTACCCAGTCCGCTAACCCATTAACTCATTCCACTAGCCCCTTACCCATTCCCCTAACCTGTTGCCCATCCCATTAGCCCCTTACCTGTCCCACTAGCCCATTACCCATCCTGCTAGCCCCTTACCCATCCCACTAATCCCTTACCCATCGCTCTTTGACAGAATGAGTACTACGGCACCATCTCCATCGGTACTCCAGGCCAAGAGTTCACCGTTATCTTTGACACTGGCTCCTCCAACCTGTGGGTGCCCTCGGTGTACTGCTCCAGCATGGCGTGCAGTAGGTGTCCGGCAGCCACTGGGCAAGGGTTGAAGGCAGGGGAAGCCCCAGGCTTggccagccccctgccctgcctggctctgggaTCCCCTGGGAAGACTGGGAGCCAAGGatggctctgccctgcctctccCAAAGGATGTTTGGGGAGGCACTGGAGCGGCAGCCTTGGTCCCTGAGGGCAGGATGGACTGTGACAGTCTCTCTCCCATACCTACAGGCAACCACAACCGCTTCAACCCAGCGGAGTCCTCCACCTACGTCGGCACCAATGAAAGCGTCGACATCGTCTATGGCACTGGCAGCATGACTGGCGTCCTGGGCTATGACACCGTCACCGTAAGGCGGGGTGCATCCCATGGGAGTGGGGACACTGGTGCGCCACCTGCCCAAACCAAGCcactctccctctctccctgaCCAGGTTGCAAGCATTGAGGTTGTCAACCAGATCTTCGGGCTGACTGAGACCGAGCCGGGAGATTTCTTCTACTACAGCCCCTTTGATGGTATCCTGGGTCTGGCTTTCCCAAGCATCGCCTCCTCCGGGGCCACCCCCGTCTTTGACAACATGATGAGCGAAGGCCTGGTGGCCAAGGACCTCTTCTCTGTCTACCTCAGCAGGTAAGCCCTGACTGGAGCTGCCCAGCCCTTGCCGAGGGTTTTCGCCGATTTCCCTCCCACCGGGGCTGGCTCCGGCACTGTTCCCCGGTAGCATGACACCTTGTGGCTCTCGGGGGACACAGCTCACGGGCACCGATGGAGAAGGGTGGCAGCAAATCCCCCTCAGCGACGGTGCTGCTAGTGGGATGGGACCCCCACCTGACAGCTCCCCCCTTGCAGGGATGGGCAGAGCGGCAGCTTCGTCCTCTTCGGCGCCATTGACCCCTACTACACCACCAACGGCATCAGCTGGATCCCCCTCTCCGCTGAAACCTACTGGCAGATCACCATGGACAGGTAGTCCCGCCACAGCCCCCCGGCTTGGTAGCTCCCTTTGCCCCCTTATCCCGCACCCAGGAGGCTCACCCTGTACCCCTCCCCCCAGTGTCTCCATCGGCGGGGAGACCGCTGCCTGCCCCTCTGGCTGCCAGGCCATCGTGGACACGGGCACCTCGCTGCTGGCCgtgccctccacagccctcaACAACATCCTTAGCGTCCTCGGTGCCAGCTCCAACGGCGAGGTGAGGACCCAGGGGAGCATGCAGGGCTTTGGGGACCTTTGGGGCTCTGCGGGGTGCCCAGCCGgaccctggggctgctgcatgGTGCACTGTCGCTCCCCGGCACATGTAGTCCCTCCTGGGGTGGCCGCTGACCCCCACCTGTCACTGTGTCCCCCTCCAGGTCAGCTGCAGCGCTGTCAGCAGTCTGCCCGACATCGTCTTCAACATCAACGGCGAAGCCTTCCCTGTGCCAGCCAGCGCCTACGTGATACAGGTGAGCATCCCACTGGggaggggactgggggggctcaggggaAGTCCGGCAGCTGGTAACCACTGTCCACCATGTCTTCGGTCACAGAGCGAGGGGACCTGCATCCTCGGTTTACAAGGCATGAATCTTCCCTCCCAATCGGGTGAGCTCTGGATCCTGGGGGATGTCTTCATCCGCGAGTACTACGTCATCTTCAACAGGGCCAACAACATGGTGGGGCTGTCCCCCCTGTCCTGAGCACGCCTCCATcttggggacagggacaggctgcCCTAGCGTCCCCAGCTtggtggctggcagggctgacCTTTGCCCCGCGCTCGCATCCCCTTTTGCCATGACCACTGAGTCCAATAAAACCGTAGAAAAGCCCCGCTGTGCCGTGTCTCTCTGGGGAGGGCTGGCTGGGCTACCCTGGTGCTGCCACTGTGTCTTTGGGCACGCACAccggtgggtgggtgggtgggtgggcaggtggggtgCCAGCCTCACCCCACAGGCAGAGGcaccccctgcctgcaccctggtGATGCCCTGGGCCTCATGGCTGCGCAGACACCCCCGATGCCTGGGCAGacctggggctggaggtggccaTGGCCACTAAGAGCCACAActgcccagggcagagccgtgcCACCAACCAGACACCTGGGCAGGCTTTACTGGGGTGCCCAGCGCTCCTCATAGTGGCTGGGGCATGGCTCCATGCAGCCCCACGGAAAGGCGGGCGCCCAGGGGcactgccttccctccccaccacacCAGGGGCCTGCCATgaggtggctgtggctgctggggctggtggtggctgaGCGGGATGGGGAAGGTGGGGGGGACCACAAGGGACTAGGGGGGGAGCACAGCTGCGGCTCTGCCCCTCCCAGCATCTGATACCCGCTTTTGGGGCCGGGGGACAGTGCCTGCTGCGGTGCCAGGTCCCATCCTGGTGCTGGGAGTGCTTTGTGCCGCTAAGCACCATCTCTCCTTGCAGGGCACCACCTGGCTAAACCTGTGTGATACCCCTGGGAGACACAGACCTCTCTTTTCAGCATCTCCCCGCACAGAGCCCTTTTGCAGGGGCAGCACCAGCCTCAGCACCTCGGAAACATTCCTCAGGACCAAGCACTTTGCTCGGGTCAAGCCCCTGGAAAGTCTCAGCAAACCCCTCACCCCAGCCATGCTCCTGTCACTGGGGCAGGACATGTCCCTCCCGTACCCAAACCCTGCTCAGGGGGGCTGAACACCTCTGGCATTGCCCTTGTCATCCTGGGGGGCTACTCACCCCAAAGCCCCCCCAAGGGAAAGCCCCGTGGCTGGGTTCAGTGTGTGGGTGGGTGCAAACAGGAGTATTGAGACGGGGCATAAATACCAGGGTGACTTTATtggtggcagggagggcagctcGCCCCCTCCCCATGCCAGGAGTAGCACCCACCCCAGGGTGGtgcagctgggggctggctCGGGGCACCCCAGCCCGGCCAGGAGCATCTCCCAGCCCCACATCCTGCAGCCAGAGAGCCAGGGAGGTGGGGGACGGGGGGGAGCAACTGGTTGTGCCCCATAGTCCTACCTCATTGGGGTGGTGAGGGGCTTGGGAACCCCCCCATCCTGGGGCAGATGGGGATTGTGCAGCCTCTGCCCAAGAGAGGCAGCACTCGTGGGAGTGGGGATGCACCCatgggagcagggatgctgttGCCCACCCTGTCTGCTTggcgccccctccccagccacccaccATCCCGGGGGCCTGGTGGGCCAGGCCTGCTGGTCCTGCAGACCCCCTCCTCCTCTATCCTActcctcctcttcatcctcctcctgctcatACCATGCCGGGCACACATGGCACCTGGGCCCTAAGGAGCCACATGGCCACCGGGGCTGTCCCCACTGGCTGGTGGTGCGGCAGAGGGGTCTGTGTCCCCAGGGAGTCCCCGAGCTTTGGAGCTCAAgctggggctgcctgtgggagctgggggggctgcagtcTCAGAGGGGGTGGTGGGCGGCAGAGTGACTGCCGATGGGTTCCCAGAGGGGCTCAGTGTGCTTGGAGGGGGCTCGCCAGCCCCCGTGCTCCCCAGAGAGGGGCCGTAAGGGGCTGTGTTGcggagcaggagctgggccaGGCGGGTGGCGGGGGGGCTGGGTTGATGCAGGGGGGCTGGGTTGATGTGGGGTGCCAGCGGGCGAGTCCTGGTGGgttggggacagggatggggacgggTCGCTGCTCTGCAGTGGGAGCCGAGCATCTGTGGCTAACAGAGAGATACCTGTGGTTAGCACCTGCCTCTCCCTCCGGGGCCCTCCAGCCTGTGCGGGGGGCACCCAACCACTCTGGGGTGCCGCAGCACGGCCATGTCCCACAGGACTGGGGGGTCCCAAGCCAGACCCTGCCACCGGCATCTCGGAGCCCGGGCATCCCCATTACCTTGGCAGGGCGGGCAGCaggcggcgggcagcgcggcgggctCTGTGCAGGAGCGGGGACACAGCCTCTTCTCGCAGCTCACCTCCCCGAGCTGGCAGCGAGGGGCGAAGGTGGGGGTCAGCCATCCCCACTCTCCCCTCTGCTACCAGCATGGGCACCCCATGGGCACCCTGTGGGCATGGGCACCACATGGACACCCCGTGGGCACCCTGTGGGCTCGGGCACCCTGTGGGGCACCCCATGGACGTGGGGAACCCCATGGGCATGGGCACCACGTGGACACAGGCACCCTGTGGGCATGGGCACCCCACAGACACCCCGCTCACCTGGCAGGTACAGCGGGTGCAGGGCTGTCCCTCGGGGGTGAAGGTCTGGCCGTTCACCACCTTTCTACCCTGGTAGTTGCAGTCTGGGGGGAGTGAGGCAGTGCTCAGCGCATGGTGGGGGGCTCACCAGGCGGGGGGATGGGGACCCCTGCTCCCCGCCCCACCCTGTTCCAGGCTCCTACCATTACAGACGGGGCAGCACTCGCCCTCGGGGTGGAAGGGGTAGGTGCAGAAGATGGCACAGTCCATGGGCGAGCAGGCCACCGAGCCCAGCTGCGAGAGACGGGAGAGATGCACGAGGGCTGGGTGTTAGCGCccgctgggctgggctgggggaaaaGGGGCAGCCCCGAAATGCCCGGGAGCTTTTTCCTGCAACGGAGGAAAAAACTGGGGCTCAGCCCACGGGGCAGGAGCCAAAAACATCTCGCGGTCCCCGGCACAGCCCTCACCAGGCAAATACAGCTGAGACAAGGATCCAGGACGGAGGGGAAGGTCTCATTGTTGTAGAAGATCCTTCCCATGTAGGTACAGcctgcagagaggagaggggcaCTTGTGGTGCCCAGGTGGCTCTGGGACCCCCGGGAGACCTCTCTGCTTAAGCCCAGCCTTGCTGGGTCTGGTCCTGCctcaggctgtgggcaggggacaCAGAGGGGCCGCAGTGGAGACAGCACCCCTCCAACAAGCACCCACGGCCCCCCTCACCTGCCGAGCAGTCggggcagcactgcccaggGATGCGGATGGGGTAGGGACAGGTCTCCACGCAGTCCGTCCGCTTGCAGCTGACCGAGCCGTCTGCCTGCAGGGGAGAAGCACTTGCCAGAGACCGTGGGCTGCCCAGCACCGCAGGGTTTAAAGCCCACGAAgccggggagctgctggggaccaCGGCCACGAGCAGCCTGGCATCccaagggaaggaggggaacaGGAGCCGTgcgccggggcaggggcaggtaGGAGGAGTGAAGCAGAGCAGGTTCTCATTCACCTGGCAGATGCATAACTCACAGGGATCGCCCGGAGACCAGATCTGTCCGATGGGAAATTCCACCCCGTTGTCATCCACGAAGCAACCTGGGGGAGTACATGGCGGGGGATgtgggcacccccagcccatcTGCCTCCcggtgtgtgtgtgctgctggacGCTTGTGCAGTGCCCATCCTCTGCCCACTCCCCACCTCCAAACCCCATGGCTGTGTAGCCCCCCGTGCCCTGCCAGGCCCTGTGCACCCCCACATCCACCTCCCCCACTTTCTTCTGCCCtccctgtccctggctgtcccccACATCCCACCCTCCCTGTGCACAGACATTCCCAACCTCCCACCCTCCCTGTCACCAAGTGCCCCCCACATCCCACCCTCCCCACATGTCCCCTACATCCTGTCCTCGCTgtcacccccaccccactcctcCTGTCCCCAGGCATCCCCCACATCCCACCCTCCCCATCAACAAGTGTTCCCCACATCCCAtctcccctgtccccagctgtcCCGCTGCAATCCcaccctgcctgtccccaggtgCCCCTCAGCGAGGGCTCaccggcgggggccggggggtcCCGGCAGGTGAAGCAGCATTGCCCAGGGCCCAGGTGCCGCTGGTGCTGTGGGCAGTCCAGCACGGGGCAGGGGGCAAAGGAACACTCCACCTCGCCaccctggggacatggggacaagTCATCCAGCTGGGCCCAGCCCTGTGCTTACCCATCCCGCCTCAGCCCCGAGCAAAGGCTGGATCCCCCCAGCAGGATGGTGTGGGGAATCCTCGGGGACCTCCAGCCCCagggtccccccagccccgccgggaCCCACCCGGCAGACGCAGGTGGTGCAGTCATCCCCATCCAGGCTGAACCGGGCACCGTGAGCGTACGTGCGGCCCCGAAAACTGCACTttgctggggaggagagaggcagcagggccaggactgGGGTCAGGGAGTGAAGCATGGCTTCTGCTgaacccccaccccaaacctcc encodes the following:
- the LOC101924478 gene encoding pepsin A-like yields the protein MKLLLLFALVALSQCHVHRVSLKKMKSLRQSLKEHGLLDRYLKQHPYNLATKYFPSDTSAEPLQNYMDNEYYGTISIGTPGQEFTVIFDTGSSNLWVPSVYCSSMACSNHNRFNPAESSTYVGTNESVDIVYGTGSMTGVLGYDTVTVASIEVVNQIFGLTETEPGDFFYYSPFDGILGLAFPSIASSGATPVFDNMMSEGLVAKDLFSVYLSRDGQSGSFVLFGAIDPYYTTNGISWIPLSAETYWQITMDSVSIGGETAACPSGCQAIVDTGTSLLAVPSTALNNILSVLGASSNGEVSCSAVSSLPDIVFNINGEAFPVPASAYVIQSEGTCILGLQGMNLPSQSGELWILGDVFIREYYVIFNRANNMVGLSPLS